Proteins encoded within one genomic window of Caldanaerobius fijiensis DSM 17918:
- the ilvA gene encoding threonine ammonia-lyase, with protein MVTLKDILEARDVLKNIISKTGLVYNKTFSDVIGASVYLKMENLQKTGSFKLRGAYNKIAHLDDSEKRKGVIASSAGNHAQGVAFAARNFSISSTIVMPKHAPISKVAATESYGANVILYGEIYDEAAQKAEEIRSQTGAVFIHPFDDPMVIAGQGTIGLEILEDLYDTDVIVVPIGGGGLVSGIAIAAKSIKPDVKIIGVQAKNAPSMYESFKSGSITKTACITSIADGIAVKAPGQLTFEIIKSYVDDIVIVDEDQIAEAILTLLEKAKVVAEGAGAVSIAALLNGLIDVRNKNVVSIISGGNIDVNILSQVMDKGLVRQGRKMFVGTVIQDRPGTLYTLLHLIADNGANVLSVMHNRLTNEAPVGYAKIELILETKNKEHCQRLIEILKTEGYKVY; from the coding sequence ATGGTAACATTAAAAGATATTTTAGAAGCGAGAGATGTTTTAAAAAATATAATATCAAAAACAGGACTTGTGTACAATAAAACTTTTAGTGATGTCATAGGTGCTTCTGTATATTTGAAGATGGAAAATCTTCAAAAAACCGGCTCATTTAAACTGAGAGGGGCATACAATAAAATTGCCCATCTCGACGATTCGGAAAAAAGGAAAGGAGTAATAGCATCTTCTGCTGGTAACCATGCACAAGGTGTTGCGTTTGCTGCACGCAATTTTTCTATAAGTTCTACAATCGTGATGCCAAAACATGCTCCTATATCCAAAGTGGCTGCCACAGAAAGCTACGGGGCAAACGTAATATTGTATGGTGAAATTTATGATGAAGCAGCTCAAAAAGCTGAAGAAATCCGGAGCCAAACAGGAGCAGTTTTTATCCATCCCTTTGATGATCCTATGGTGATAGCAGGTCAGGGAACTATAGGCCTTGAGATTCTAGAGGATCTCTATGACACTGATGTAATAGTGGTTCCAATAGGAGGTGGCGGCCTTGTATCTGGAATAGCTATTGCAGCGAAAAGTATAAAGCCAGATGTAAAAATAATAGGTGTGCAGGCTAAAAACGCTCCTTCGATGTATGAATCCTTTAAAAGCGGGAGCATAACCAAAACTGCGTGTATCACATCTATTGCAGATGGTATTGCAGTTAAAGCTCCTGGACAATTGACTTTTGAAATAATCAAAAGTTATGTTGACGACATTGTCATAGTGGATGAAGATCAGATTGCTGAAGCGATACTTACGCTTTTAGAAAAGGCAAAAGTTGTTGCTGAAGGAGCCGGGGCTGTATCCATCGCGGCGCTGTTAAACGGTCTTATTGATGTGAGGAATAAAAATGTAGTTTCAATTATAAGCGGTGGTAATATTGATGTGAATATTTTATCGCAAGTAATGGACAAAGGGCTTGTGAGGCAAGGAAGAAAAATGTTTGTTGGAACCGTTATTCAGGATAGACCGGGTACACTTTATACGCTTCTTCACTTAATTGCAGATAATGGCGCTAATGTTCTTTCTGTAATGCATAACCGTTTAACCAATGAAGCCCCTGTTGGATATGCTAAGATAGAGTTGATCCTTGAAACTAAAAATAAAGAACATTGTCAGAGGCTGATAGAAATATTAAAAACAGAGGGATATAAAGTGTATTGA
- a CDS encoding TMEM165/GDT1 family protein: MNAFLTALFMVVVAEMGDKTQLLSMAFATRFNALSVLIGVFIATVLNHALAVVVGTYLAQVIPISVVQIAAALSFMFFGLWTLRGDKLEGEDRVNTRYGPVFTVAVAFFMAEMGDKTQLATVALAARYHSPVYVLIGTTLGMLIADGLGIVIGDYLSKRVSEGLIKIVSASIFILFGFITLYEAMGYSAVTIGVMALLAILMAVIIYVMKKERGLEKH; this comes from the coding sequence ATGAATGCTTTTTTGACCGCATTGTTTATGGTAGTGGTGGCTGAGATGGGAGACAAAACCCAGCTGTTATCAATGGCTTTTGCTACCAGATTTAACGCTTTGAGCGTGCTGATAGGTGTATTTATCGCTACGGTCTTAAACCACGCTCTAGCTGTTGTTGTAGGTACATATCTTGCCCAAGTAATACCTATTTCTGTCGTCCAGATAGCTGCAGCGCTGTCTTTTATGTTTTTTGGATTATGGACATTACGAGGCGATAAATTGGAAGGCGAAGACAGGGTAAATACAAGGTATGGTCCCGTTTTTACCGTCGCAGTGGCCTTTTTTATGGCAGAGATGGGCGATAAAACCCAGCTTGCTACAGTTGCCCTTGCAGCTAGATACCATAGTCCTGTCTATGTGCTGATAGGTACAACACTTGGCATGCTTATAGCAGATGGCCTTGGTATAGTAATAGGAGATTACCTCTCTAAAAGAGTATCTGAAGGTTTAATAAAGATCGTTTCTGCAAGTATTTTCATACTATTTGGATTTATCACCCTTTATGAAGCTATGGGCTATAGCGCCGTCACTATTGGGGTTATGGCATTACTTGCCATTCTTATGGCTGTAATTATATACGTCATGAAAAAGGAAAGAGGCCTGGAAAAGCATTAG
- a CDS encoding Rqc2 family fibronectin-binding protein, which produces MALDGLTLYCLKSELRQLIGGKIEKIYQPENEMISISIRNNRKNYKLVMSAGASNARIHLTDQNFENPATPPPFCMALRKHLISGIIKDIRQEGFDRILHIDVFTKTELEDPVILTLTIEIMGKHSNIILYDQNMTILTCIKNVTPDMSKRPVLPGIQYQSPPTVKKLSPDDIDIDKFAELLASTKKISAFFTENFEGISPLISKEILFRAGVDGTSQKDAAILYSKFKSIIDSVKNKEYDPTLAIDINTGMYRDFSCVKLTHMAQECTIKKFDSLNELLDEYYTVHEKQSRMLQLSSELTRIINTNLDRCYKKLKIQQTDLSEAEDREKYRLYGELIIANIYNLQKGQESAELYNYYNNTTITVPLDPALSPAENAQRYYKRYNKLKNAYSVVSAQIEETEKEINYLESLLTNIEQAEDESDLMDIKAELIKEGYIKSNTKKKEIEYKSKPRHYKHGDFDIYVGKNNLQNDYLTLKFARAEDLWLHTSKIHGSHVIIKAYGRKIPDETLEAAARLAAYYSKARQSSKVPVDYTIRKNVKKPNGAKPGMVIYENYKTIYVNPDIKDIQEA; this is translated from the coding sequence GTGGCATTAGATGGCCTAACGCTTTATTGTTTAAAAAGTGAATTACGCCAGTTAATAGGCGGCAAAATCGAAAAGATTTATCAACCTGAGAATGAGATGATATCGATTTCCATTAGAAACAACAGAAAAAATTATAAACTAGTCATGTCTGCAGGCGCCAGCAACGCTAGAATTCACCTGACGGATCAAAACTTTGAAAACCCTGCAACTCCGCCTCCTTTTTGCATGGCTTTAAGGAAGCACCTGATATCAGGCATTATAAAAGATATTCGCCAGGAAGGCTTTGACAGAATCCTCCATATCGATGTGTTTACAAAGACAGAACTGGAAGATCCCGTTATTCTGACATTAACTATAGAAATCATGGGTAAGCACAGCAATATAATTCTATACGATCAGAATATGACCATACTTACATGTATAAAAAATGTCACTCCCGACATGAGCAAAAGACCTGTATTACCCGGCATTCAGTACCAGTCCCCACCTACTGTAAAAAAGCTATCACCTGACGATATTGACATAGACAAGTTTGCTGAACTTCTGGCGTCCACAAAAAAGATATCCGCATTTTTTACCGAAAACTTTGAAGGTATAAGCCCCTTGATCTCAAAAGAGATCCTCTTTAGAGCTGGAGTAGATGGTACTTCTCAAAAAGATGCTGCCATTTTATACAGCAAATTTAAAAGTATAATAGATAGTGTAAAAAATAAGGAATATGACCCCACATTAGCAATTGATATAAATACAGGAATGTACAGGGATTTTTCCTGTGTGAAATTAACTCATATGGCCCAGGAATGTACCATCAAAAAATTCGACAGCCTGAACGAGCTTTTAGACGAGTATTATACGGTTCATGAAAAACAATCCAGAATGTTGCAATTGTCCTCAGAACTTACAAGAATCATCAATACCAACCTTGATAGGTGCTATAAAAAGTTAAAAATCCAGCAAACAGATCTGTCAGAAGCTGAGGACCGAGAAAAATACAGATTATATGGCGAGCTCATTATAGCCAATATATACAATCTTCAAAAAGGCCAGGAATCTGCTGAATTGTACAATTATTACAATAATACCACTATAACCGTACCTCTAGACCCGGCATTAAGCCCTGCTGAAAATGCACAGAGGTATTATAAGCGATATAATAAACTAAAAAATGCGTACAGCGTAGTCTCTGCACAGATTGAAGAAACCGAAAAAGAAATTAATTACCTCGAAAGTCTGCTGACAAATATAGAACAGGCTGAAGATGAATCAGATTTAATGGATATAAAGGCCGAGTTGATAAAAGAAGGCTATATAAAAAGCAATACAAAGAAAAAGGAAATAGAATATAAGTCAAAACCCAGGCATTACAAACATGGCGATTTTGACATTTATGTAGGCAAAAACAACCTGCAAAATGATTATCTAACGCTTAAGTTCGCCAGAGCAGAAGATTTATGGCTGCACACCAGTAAAATACACGGCTCCCATGTTATCATAAAAGCATATGGGCGCAAAATCCCTGATGAAACGCTGGAAGCTGCGGCAAGGCTGGCAGCCTATTATAGCAAAGCACGACAATCCAGCAAAGTACCCGTAGATTATACTATAAGAAAAAATGTAAAAAAACCTAATGGTGCAAAACCCGGCATGGTTATATACGAAAACTATAAAACCATATATGTAAATCCTGACATAAAGGATATACAGGAGGCCTAA
- the dapF gene encoding diaminopimelate epimerase, with translation MKFTKMHGLGNDFIIIEEEQTGKYSDYTVLAQKLCDRHFGIGADGLLIVAKSQIADIKMRIFNADGSEAEMCGNGIRCFAKYVYERGILKKDKFEVETLAGVIIPTLYIKNGIVDSVMVDMGKPVFDDAIEDLPIEAGDRHFNITYVNMGVPHVVVFMEEINVEDILKYGPIIEHHKLFPHGTNVNFVKIGNRDDIYVRTWERGVGLTLACGTGTCASAVAACKSGRAPEKLTAHLAAGDLRIEWVHNGNVYMYGPAEFVFDGSIELSK, from the coding sequence GTGAAATTTACAAAGATGCATGGACTGGGTAACGATTTTATCATAATAGAAGAAGAACAAACAGGCAAATATAGTGATTATACTGTTCTCGCTCAAAAGTTATGTGATAGGCACTTTGGTATAGGAGCTGATGGACTTCTTATCGTAGCAAAATCGCAGATTGCTGATATCAAAATGCGCATATTCAATGCAGACGGCAGTGAAGCCGAAATGTGTGGCAACGGCATAAGGTGTTTTGCAAAATACGTATATGAGAGAGGTATTTTAAAGAAGGATAAATTTGAAGTTGAGACACTGGCAGGCGTAATTATTCCTACTCTTTATATTAAAAATGGCATAGTAGATTCTGTTATGGTGGATATGGGCAAACCTGTATTTGATGATGCAATAGAAGATTTACCAATAGAGGCGGGTGATAGACATTTTAATATTACATATGTAAATATGGGTGTGCCCCATGTGGTAGTATTTATGGAGGAAATAAATGTAGAAGATATATTAAAGTATGGGCCTATTATAGAGCATCATAAATTATTTCCTCATGGTACCAATGTGAATTTTGTTAAGATAGGAAATCGTGACGATATATACGTAAGGACATGGGAAAGAGGAGTAGGGCTTACGCTTGCCTGTGGTACGGGGACATGCGCTAGTGCGGTGGCTGCATGCAAAAGTGGAAGGGCGCCTGAAAAATTAACTGCTCATCTCGCTGCAGGTGATTTGCGCATAGAATGGGTTCATAACGGTAATGTTTATATGTATGGACCTGCAGAGTTTGTTTTTGACGGCTCAATAGAATTGTCTAAATAA
- the remA gene encoding extracellular matrix/biofilm regulator RemA, which produces MNCSNIRLINIGFGNIISANKLVAIVSPESAPIKRIIQEARDRGMLIDATYGRRTRAVIITDSDHVILAAVQPETVANRLNSKDFDIDENILEEPEDQEE; this is translated from the coding sequence ATGAATTGTTCTAATATAAGGCTGATTAACATTGGCTTTGGGAATATCATCTCAGCCAATAAATTGGTAGCCATAGTGAGTCCTGAATCTGCACCTATAAAGAGGATAATCCAAGAGGCCAGAGACAGGGGCATGCTTATTGATGCTACTTATGGTAGAAGGACGAGAGCCGTTATAATCACTGACAGCGACCATGTTATACTGGCAGCAGTGCAGCCGGAAACGGTTGCCAATCGATTAAATTCCAAAGATTTTGATATAGATGAAAATATCCTTGAGGAACCTGAGGATCAAGAAGAATGA
- the gmk gene encoding guanylate kinase → MECGLLIVLSGPSGAGKGTICKELCERNKQYRLSISVTTRKPRKGEVDGKNYFFKDLEQFQKMVEENQLLEWAKVYDNYYGTPREYVEKSLKEGYDVILEIDIQGALKVKEKFPEGVFIFILPPSMEELKKRIINRGTETEEEIMKRFKSAYDELNYISKYNYVVVNDDVEEAIKKIESIIIAEKCRVDRNKEYYLNIREGLV, encoded by the coding sequence ATGGAATGTGGATTGTTAATTGTTCTATCCGGTCCTTCTGGTGCAGGGAAAGGCACGATTTGCAAAGAACTATGTGAGAGAAATAAACAGTATAGATTAAGTATATCGGTGACCACCAGGAAGCCCAGAAAAGGCGAAGTCGATGGGAAAAATTATTTTTTTAAGGATTTAGAACAATTTCAAAAGATGGTGGAGGAAAACCAGCTGTTAGAATGGGCAAAGGTATATGATAATTATTATGGTACGCCCAGGGAATATGTGGAGAAGTCTCTGAAAGAAGGGTATGATGTTATCCTTGAGATAGATATTCAGGGCGCTTTGAAGGTTAAAGAAAAATTCCCTGAGGGTGTTTTTATTTTTATACTCCCCCCGTCTATGGAGGAATTAAAAAAGAGAATAATAAATCGCGGAACTGAGACGGAAGAAGAGATAATGAAAAGGTTTAAGTCGGCATATGATGAGTTAAATTATATTTCGAAATATAATTATGTCGTTGTAAACGACGATGTTGAGGAAGCAATAAAGAAAATTGAGTCAATAATAATAGCAGAAAAGTGCAGAGTGGATAGAAACAAAGAATATTACCTAAATATAAGGGAGGGGTTAGTATGA
- the rpoZ gene encoding DNA-directed RNA polymerase subunit omega, with amino-acid sequence MIYPPIKDLLKKSEDKYTLAVMVAKRARQLVAGDKKLVDVDSDNPVVVAINEINGGKITFERTKVGIK; translated from the coding sequence ATGATATATCCACCTATAAAAGATCTTCTGAAAAAATCTGAAGATAAATATACTCTGGCGGTTATGGTCGCCAAGAGGGCGAGACAGCTGGTAGCAGGTGATAAGAAACTTGTAGATGTAGACTCGGACAATCCTGTAGTTGTGGCTATAAATGAGATAAATGGTGGCAAAATTACCTTTGAACGCACCAAAGTGGGCATTAAATAA
- the coaBC gene encoding bifunctional phosphopantothenoylcysteine decarboxylase/phosphopantothenate--cysteine ligase CoaBC, giving the protein MMLKDKKVVLGVTGGIAAYKAAELARFLIREGASVKVIMTESATRFITPLTFQTLTNNPVAVDMFEEPVAWEIEHISLAKWADVFLIAPATANIIGKIASGIADDILTTTVMATKAPVVIAPAMNVNMYNNPITQRNIDLLRQYGYYFVQPESGELACGDIGQGRLADISSIVDFVKSLFVKKDLVGRKILVTAGPTREPIDPVRYISNYSSGKMGYALAKAARDRGAEVILISGPTSIDPPIGVMFERVSTAEQMRDKVLQYFDEVDAVIMSAAVADYRPMNYSNVKIKKDDSEMTIRLSKNPDILKELGDKKGRQVLIGFAAETDNIVMNASKKIKEKNLDMIVINDVTQPGAGFEVDTNIVKIITKDGDIKDFPLMNKYDLSHAILDLAANLMVR; this is encoded by the coding sequence ATTATGCTAAAAGATAAAAAGGTTGTATTGGGGGTTACGGGTGGTATAGCAGCGTATAAGGCTGCAGAACTAGCGAGGTTTCTCATTAGAGAAGGTGCTTCAGTCAAAGTGATCATGACTGAGTCTGCCACCCGTTTTATAACTCCTTTGACCTTTCAGACTCTTACGAATAATCCAGTGGCTGTAGATATGTTTGAGGAGCCGGTGGCTTGGGAGATCGAACATATATCCCTGGCTAAATGGGCGGATGTATTTTTAATCGCGCCGGCTACGGCTAATATTATAGGGAAAATAGCTTCGGGCATAGCTGATGATATACTTACGACTACTGTGATGGCTACAAAGGCTCCTGTAGTCATTGCGCCGGCTATGAACGTCAATATGTATAATAATCCCATTACTCAGAGAAATATTGATTTGTTGCGGCAATATGGGTATTATTTTGTGCAGCCAGAGTCAGGGGAGCTGGCTTGCGGAGATATTGGTCAGGGCAGACTGGCAGATATAAGTAGCATTGTAGATTTTGTGAAATCTTTATTTGTAAAAAAGGACCTGGTGGGTAGAAAGATTTTGGTGACGGCAGGGCCTACCAGAGAACCTATAGATCCTGTGAGGTATATTTCAAATTATTCCTCCGGCAAAATGGGCTATGCGCTGGCAAAGGCGGCGAGAGATAGAGGTGCAGAGGTTATCCTGATTTCGGGACCTACATCAATAGATCCACCTATAGGGGTTATGTTTGAGCGAGTATCTACGGCTGAACAGATGAGAGATAAGGTATTGCAATATTTTGACGAGGTAGATGCTGTGATAATGTCTGCAGCGGTAGCTGATTACAGACCTATGAACTACAGTAATGTAAAGATAAAAAAAGACGATAGCGAAATGACAATTCGACTGAGTAAAAATCCGGATATATTAAAGGAATTAGGCGATAAAAAAGGTAGACAGGTGCTTATAGGATTTGCTGCGGAGACAGATAACATCGTGATGAATGCCAGTAAAAAAATAAAGGAAAAAAATCTTGATATGATCGTTATCAATGATGTGACTCAGCCAGGGGCTGGTTTTGAAGTGGATACGAATATAGTAAAGATAATAACAAAAGACGGTGATATTAAGGATTTTCCGTTAATGAATAAATATGATCTGTCCCATGCTATATTGGATTTGGCGGCGAATCTAATGGTCAGGTAA
- the priA gene encoding primosomal protein N': protein MRYAEVIIDINSSNVDKIYDYAVPDDIDVKPGIRVVVDFNKRLVEGFIVGVKEKSDVDSSRIKSIMRIIDSKPVLTEKQLVLAYWMKERYLCHLVEALRCIMPVDVKKSMEMAHMVVELKVSIAEIEQFIFSNKKNTRQIAVLKELLNRGDNPVKASELIKATGSDYGVLKRLKEKGLIDVYYIDTEKNPYSSCNYGRTERLELTAEQRKALDEIKKGMDASKGKYLIHGVTGSGKTEIFLQAIEYNIKKGKDAIVLVPEISLTPQTIERFKGRFGDNVAVLHSRLSDGERIDQWKRIMDGKVKVVVGVRSAVFAPFKNLGLVIVDEEHESTYKQSDMRPKYDAREVAERRCELEGAVLVLASATPSILNYYRAVEGHLNLLRLKKRVNNKKLPYVHIVDMRQELMSGNRSIFSKELYDEMKNTLARKEQLILFLNRRGFYTFVSCRLCGYVMKCPHCNISLTFHADGTLQCHYCGYSIYMPKSCPACGQNSIRYFGMGTERVEKEVKALFPDARILRMDVDTTRKKGSFEKIYTAFKNREADILIGTQMISKGLDFPGVSLVGIITADTALNFPEYNASERTFQLITQVAGRAGRGNRQGKVIIQTYYPDHYAILCAKNHDYEGFYRREITFREKSDYPPFSELAVFTLSGFDDKIVKEKSMLLYDIIETYNEPDIQVFKPMPAMLHKLRDKYRWNIVLKSKNGDILRYTINRSYDKIKSMLDKDVLISYDINYITLI, encoded by the coding sequence TTGAGGTATGCGGAGGTTATAATAGATATCAATTCATCCAATGTGGATAAGATATACGATTACGCAGTACCCGACGATATTGATGTAAAGCCAGGAATCAGAGTTGTAGTAGACTTCAATAAAAGACTTGTTGAAGGCTTTATCGTAGGTGTAAAGGAAAAAAGTGATGTTGATAGTTCTAGGATTAAAAGCATTATGAGAATTATTGATTCAAAACCTGTGTTAACTGAAAAACAACTGGTGCTGGCTTACTGGATGAAAGAAAGATATCTTTGTCATCTGGTTGAAGCTTTAAGGTGTATTATGCCCGTCGATGTCAAAAAATCTATGGAAATGGCCCATATGGTAGTAGAATTGAAAGTGTCTATTGCAGAAATAGAACAATTTATATTCTCAAATAAGAAGAATACGAGACAGATCGCTGTTCTTAAAGAGCTTTTGAATAGAGGTGACAATCCTGTAAAAGCTTCTGAGTTAATAAAGGCAACAGGCAGTGATTATGGGGTTTTAAAGCGTTTAAAAGAAAAAGGTCTTATCGATGTGTACTATATAGATACAGAAAAAAATCCATATAGCTCTTGTAATTACGGCAGAACGGAAAGATTAGAGTTAACAGCTGAACAGCGTAAGGCGTTGGACGAGATCAAAAAGGGAATGGACGCATCTAAGGGCAAATACCTAATACATGGTGTGACGGGAAGCGGGAAGACGGAGATATTCCTCCAGGCTATAGAATATAATATAAAAAAAGGAAAAGATGCCATAGTGCTGGTTCCAGAGATATCATTAACACCTCAGACTATAGAGCGCTTTAAGGGTAGATTTGGTGATAATGTAGCCGTTTTACATAGCAGACTTTCTGATGGAGAACGCATTGATCAATGGAAAAGGATAATGGATGGGAAAGTGAAAGTGGTGGTAGGAGTCAGGAGTGCCGTGTTCGCGCCGTTTAAAAATCTGGGTCTTGTGATTGTGGATGAAGAGCATGAGAGCACGTATAAGCAATCGGACATGAGACCCAAATACGATGCCAGGGAGGTAGCTGAAAGAAGATGCGAATTGGAAGGTGCTGTGCTTGTACTGGCGTCGGCTACGCCTTCGATTTTGAACTATTATAGGGCTGTTGAAGGCCATCTTAATCTTCTGCGCCTAAAGAAAAGGGTTAACAATAAAAAACTGCCTTATGTGCATATAGTGGATATGAGGCAGGAATTGATGTCCGGGAATAGATCGATTTTTAGCAAAGAACTATACGATGAGATGAAAAATACCCTGGCGAGAAAAGAACAGCTGATCTTATTTTTGAACAGAAGGGGTTTTTACACCTTTGTATCCTGTAGGTTGTGTGGCTATGTTATGAAATGCCCTCATTGTAATATATCTTTGACGTTCCATGCCGATGGAACATTGCAGTGCCATTATTGTGGGTATAGCATTTATATGCCGAAATCATGTCCTGCTTGCGGCCAAAACAGTATAAGATATTTTGGTATGGGGACAGAAAGGGTTGAAAAAGAAGTTAAAGCTCTATTTCCGGACGCCAGAATTCTCAGGATGGATGTGGATACTACCAGAAAAAAAGGTTCTTTTGAGAAAATTTACACGGCATTTAAAAACAGGGAAGCAGATATCCTTATAGGAACTCAGATGATATCAAAAGGATTGGATTTTCCCGGAGTTTCTCTTGTTGGAATTATAACGGCAGATACAGCCTTGAATTTCCCGGAGTATAATGCCTCGGAACGTACTTTTCAGCTTATAACTCAGGTAGCTGGTAGGGCGGGAAGGGGTAATAGACAAGGGAAGGTTATCATACAAACGTATTATCCCGATCATTATGCTATTTTATGTGCGAAAAACCATGACTACGAGGGATTTTACAGGAGGGAAATCACATTTCGGGAAAAATCTGACTATCCACCTTTTTCGGAACTTGCTGTTTTTACACTATCAGGATTTGATGATAAAATTGTAAAGGAGAAATCCATGTTGCTGTATGATATAATAGAAACATATAATGAACCTGATATCCAGGTCTTCAAACCGATGCCAGCTATGCTCCACAAGTTGAGGGATAAATATAGGTGGAATATCGTATTGAAAAGCAAAAACGGCGATATATTAAGGTATACTATAAATCGCAGTTATGATAAAATAAAATCGATGTTAGACAAAGACGTTTTGATATCATATGATATAAATTATATTACGTTGATATAG
- the def gene encoding peptide deformylase — translation MAIRNIRIYDDEILRKKAKKVDQFDDRLKQLLDDMAETMYQANGVGLAAPQVGILKRAVVIDIGEGIVELINPVIVEQEGEQVDVEGCLSIPNVLGEVKRPKKVKVEAQDRAGNRIELTGEDLMARAICHELDHLEGVLFIDKVIRFVDKDEKSKREVKRP, via the coding sequence TTGGCGATAAGAAATATTAGAATATACGATGATGAGATTTTGAGGAAGAAGGCCAAAAAGGTGGATCAATTTGATGACAGATTAAAGCAACTTTTGGATGATATGGCAGAAACTATGTATCAGGCTAATGGAGTCGGGTTGGCTGCACCTCAAGTGGGTATATTGAAAAGAGCGGTAGTAATAGATATCGGAGAGGGGATCGTGGAACTTATCAACCCGGTGATTGTAGAACAGGAAGGGGAACAGGTAGACGTAGAAGGGTGCTTGAGTATTCCCAATGTCCTTGGCGAGGTGAAGAGACCTAAGAAGGTAAAGGTTGAAGCCCAGGACAGGGCGGGCAATAGGATAGAATTGACCGGTGAAGATTTGATGGCGAGGGCTATTTGCCATGAACTTGATCATCTTGAAGGAGTGCTGTTTATAGATAAGGTGATAAGATTTGTGGATAAAGATGAGAAGAGTAAAAGAGAAGTGAAAAGGCCATGA
- the fmt gene encoding methionyl-tRNA formyltransferase — translation MKTVFMGTPDFAVPCLRVVAENTDLALVVTQPDRPQGRGHKLKPPAVKEEAQKYGLKVIQPEKLKDNYEFLSMLKDIKPDLIVVVAYGKILRKEVLDIPVYGCVNVHASLLPKYRGAAPINWAIINGEKNTGITTMLMDTGLDTGDILLQESLDIEDEDTAGTLHDKLKVLGAKVLYDTLQMIESGKINRIPQDNSESTYAPMLDKNTGLIDWNKSAKDIVNLIRGTNPWPGAFTYYEGRVLKIWKAQVVESHKAGLAGEVIMSDEKKGLVVCCGEGCISIQELQEPNSKKMSYMEYLRGHRIEEGKLLGDVS, via the coding sequence ATGAAGACGGTTTTTATGGGAACACCTGATTTTGCAGTACCGTGCCTTAGAGTTGTAGCAGAGAATACCGATTTGGCTCTGGTAGTTACTCAACCTGACAGACCTCAAGGGAGAGGTCATAAGCTCAAGCCGCCTGCTGTTAAAGAAGAAGCTCAGAAATATGGCTTGAAAGTAATACAACCTGAAAAACTTAAAGATAACTATGAATTTTTAAGCATGTTAAAGGATATAAAGCCTGATTTGATTGTAGTAGTGGCGTATGGTAAAATATTACGTAAGGAAGTATTGGATATCCCTGTATATGGTTGTGTCAATGTTCATGCGTCGTTGCTTCCGAAATATAGAGGTGCTGCTCCTATAAATTGGGCTATAATAAACGGCGAAAAGAACACGGGCATAACCACCATGCTTATGGACACAGGATTGGACACGGGAGATATTCTCCTACAGGAATCTCTGGACATTGAAGATGAGGATACTGCCGGCACGCTACATGATAAGTTAAAGGTGCTTGGGGCAAAGGTGCTGTACGATACATTACAGATGATCGAATCGGGCAAAATTAACAGGATTCCGCAGGATAACAGTGAGAGTACCTATGCACCTATGCTGGACAAAAATACAGGTCTAATCGACTGGAATAAAAGTGCCAAGGATATAGTGAATTTGATAAGAGGTACAAATCCATGGCCGGGTGCATTTACCTATTATGAGGGTCGAGTGTTGAAGATATGGAAGGCCCAGGTGGTAGAGTCTCATAAGGCAGGTCTAGCGGGAGAAGTAATAATGTCCGACGAAAAGAAGGGTCTTGTGGTATGTTGCGGGGAAGGATGCATAAGCATACAGGAACTTCAGGAACCGAATTCAAAGAAGATGTCTTACATGGAATACTTAAGAGGTCATCGTATAGAGGAAGGAAAATTGTTGGGTGATGTTAGCTAA